In the genome of Oryzomonas sagensis, one region contains:
- a CDS encoding V-type ATP synthase subunit F has product MKKIVFITPGDARPGFALAGFQQHTTTVAGVEEALRSVLADPETRVAVVDERLLPGMSEERFKEMGARWPGVLVVLPAPEQKGAESEEDYALRIIRKAIGYHVRLQR; this is encoded by the coding sequence GTGAAGAAGATCGTCTTCATCACCCCTGGGGATGCCCGGCCCGGCTTCGCCCTGGCCGGTTTCCAGCAGCACACGACCACCGTCGCCGGGGTCGAGGAGGCGTTGCGCAGCGTGCTGGCCGACCCGGAAACCAGGGTGGCGGTGGTGGACGAACGGCTGTTGCCGGGCATGAGCGAGGAGCGTTTCAAGGAGATGGGCGCCCGGTGGCCCGGTGTGTTGGTGGTCCTCCCGGCGCCGGAGCAGAAGGGGGCGGAGAGCGAGGAAGACTACGCCCTGCGTATCATCAGGAAGGCAATTGGGTATCACGTGCGCTTGCAGCGGTAG